A region from the Triticum aestivum cultivar Chinese Spring chromosome 3D, IWGSC CS RefSeq v2.1, whole genome shotgun sequence genome encodes:
- the LOC123077488 gene encoding formin-like protein 3, producing the protein MAFPSISAFRLSSSHRRLLLKFVSPIPRALASIPIPKVFRLRRDHLSPSSLLGQITPRTASLFHSQITDPNLAAPPMEIARDAAASGGRSIRDLPPSKRFKFVGSNLGPMPCPPLPAKKRALPPLPEAAPAAACLPAKKRAYALPLDAVSPACLPAKKRVHVRPPPPEDSAPPPSVPSKKPPLAPVKKHVGVPPLPERVVNATPSVPAKKRVQAPSPPEFAAAPSHVPVKNHVQLPPRPESVLAATPSVPAKKRVQAPSPLEHAAPPPAVPAKKRVHAPSPLGYAAAPVAVPAKPSVLVPSCPEVVAVAPSVQANKRLPWQSPPEDASARAPVCLPANKRVMSQFIPPSASPPLKSDGALVGAVKEACPQGFVESGAATYPRVVNGAEASKDQVFQKSRRTNTAKRASDLHCKKLSDVISGMQFEVQAEELKEFEPASDLHCKKLSEVVGSMQSEVHAEELKKFEQTSDLHCKKLSDVVDGTQSEVQAEVLNKFEQASDLHCKKVSDVVGSMQSEVQAEELKKFEQPSDLPCKKLSDAVNGTQSEVQAEALKKFEKTSDLHCKKLSNVVNGEQSEAQAGVLEKFEQTTDLHGKKLPNVVVDEQCQVQAEALKKPDHAIDPKVAAPAREEEHTKEDEEVAAERRQDALAEEDDDGILCAVCRSTDGDPSDPIVFCDGCDLMVHATCYGNPLAQSIPDGDWFCSLCSGKPPAAAVGKKGKPARPPCRLCPARGGAMKRTTDGAWAHIACALLVPEVFFRDPDGREGIDCSLVPGRRFTRRCYVCESSRGCALECSQPKCDLGFHVSCGLNGGLCIEYREEKGGGVVAGFCREHTKLWEKQQLTGKYKIVSRGQQ; encoded by the exons ATGGCGTTCCCTTCCATTTCCGCATTTCGGCTCTCTTCctcccaccgccgcctcctcctcaaatTCGTCTCTCCAATTCCTCGCGCGCTCGCCTCGATTCCAATCCCGAAAGTTTTCCGCCTCCGCCGGGATCATTTAAGCCCTTCTTCCCTCCTCGGGCAAATCACCCCGCGCACCGCGAGCCTGTTTCATAGCCAGATCACCGATCCAAATCTCGCCGCCCCGCCCATGGAGATCGCCAGGGACGCCGCCGCGAGCGGTGGCCGCAGCATCCGCGACCTGCCGCCTTCGAAGCGGTTCAAGTTCGTCGGCTCCAACCTCGGGCCGATGCCGTGCCCGCCGCTGCCGGCGAAGAAGCGCGCGCTCCCGCCGCTGCCGGAGGCGGCGCCTGCCGCTGCCTGCCTTCCGGCGAAGAAGCGCGCGTATGCGCTGCCGCTGGATGCCGTCTCGCCAGCGTGTCTTCCGGCCAAGAAGCGCGTCCACGTGCGCCCCCCTCCGCCGGAGGATAGCGCTCCTCCTCCCTCCGTCCCGTCCAAGAAGCCTCCCCTCGCTCCGGTGAAGAAGCACGTCGGGGTGCCGCCGCTCCCGGAGCGCGTCGTCAACGCCACTCCATCCGTCCCGGCCAAGAAGCGCGTCCAGGCGCCGTCGCCCCCGGAGTTCGCTGCTGCTCCTTCCCACGTCCCGGTGAAGAACCACGTACAGCTGCCGCCGCGCCCGGAGAGCGTCCTCGCCGCCACTCCATCCGTCCCGGCGAAGAAGCGCGTCCAGGCTCCGTCGCCCCTGGAGCACGCCGCTCCTCCCCCCGCCGTCCCGGCCAAGAAGCGCGTCCATGCGCCGTCGCCCCTGGGATACGCTGCCGCTCCCGTCGCCGTCCCAGCCAAGCCGAGCGTCCTGGTGCCGTCGTGCCCGgaggtcgtcgccgtcgccccctccgTCCAGGCCAACAAGCGCCTTCCGTGGCAGTCGCCACCGGAGGACGCTTCTGCTCGGGCCCCGGTTTGCCTCCCGGCGAATAAGCGCGTGATGTCGCAGTTCATCCCGCCCTCTGCATCTCCACCATTGAAGTCAGATGGGGCTCTCGTCGGCGCCGTCAAAGAAGCCTGTCCTCAAGGCTTCGTTGAAAGCGGCGCCGCCACCTATCCTAGGGTGGTGAATGGTGCTGAAGCGTCCAAGGACCAAGTGTTCCAGAAATCCCGCAGAACAAACACTGCAAAAAGAGCGAGTGATCTGCACTGCAAGAAGCTCTCCGATGTCATCAGTGGCATGCAATTTGAAGTTCAGGCCGAAGAGCTCAAGGAATTCGAGCCAGCGAGTGATCTGCACTGCAAGAAGCTCTCTGAAGTCGTCGGCAGCATGCAATCTGAAGTTCACGCCGAAGAGCTCAAGAAATTCGAGCAAACTAGTGATCTGCACTGCAAGAAGCTCTCCGATGTCGTCGATGGCACACAATCTGAAGTTCAGGCCGAAGTGCTCAACAAATTCGAGCAAGCGAGTGATCTGCACTGCAAGAAGGTCTCTGATGTCGTCGGTAGCATGCAATCTGAAGTTCAGGCTGAAGAGCTCAAGAAATTCGAGCAACCTAGTGATCTGCCCTGCAAGAAGCTCTCCGATGCCGTCAATGGCACACAATCTGAAGTTCAAGCCGAAGCGCTCAAGAAATTCGAGAAAACGAGTGATCTGCATTGCAAGAAGCTCTCCAATGTCGTCAATGGCGAACAGTCTGAAGCTCAAGCCGGAGTGCTCGAGAAATTCGAGCAAACGACTGATCTGCACGGCAAGAAGCTCCCCAATGTAGTCGTTGACGAACAGTGTCAAGTTCAAGCCGAAGCGCTCAAGAAACCCGACCACGCGATTGATCCTAAAGTGGCAGCACCGGCACGCGAGGAGGAGCACACGAAGGAAGACGAAGAAGTGGCGGCCGAGCGAAGGCAAGACGCTCTCGCGGAAGAAGATGACGACGGCATCCTGTGCGCGGTGTGCCGGAGCACCGACGGCGACCCGTCGGACCCCATCGTGTTCTGCGACGGGTGCGACCTCATGGTGCACGCCACCTGCTACGGCAACCCGCTGGCCCAGTCCATCCCGGACGGCGACTGGTTCTGCTCgctctgctccggcaagccccccgccgccgccgtggggAAGAAGGGCAAGCCGGCGCGCCCGCCCTGCCGCCTCTgcccggcgaggggcggcgccatGAAGCGCACCACGGACGGCGCCTGGGCGCACATCGCGTGCGCGCTGCTGGTGCCGGAGGTGTTCTTCCGGGACCCGGACGGGCGCGAGGGCATCGACTGCTCCCTCGTGCCCGGCCGGCGGTTCACCAGGCGCTGCTACGTCTGCGAGAGCAGCAGGGGCTGCGCGCTCGAGTGCTCCCAGCCCAAGTGCGACCTCGGGTTCCACGTCTCCTGCGGCCTCAACGGCGGCCTCTGCATCGAGTACCGCGAGGAGAAGGGCGGCGGCGTCGTCGCCGGCTTCTGCAGGGAGCACACCAAGCTCTGGGAGAAG CAACAACTGACTGGCAAGTACAAGATTGTTTCTCGAGGGCAGCAGTGA